A single region of the Silene latifolia isolate original U9 population chromosome 8, ASM4854445v1, whole genome shotgun sequence genome encodes:
- the LOC141594541 gene encoding putative F-box protein At1g46984 has product MEMNVEQKIKGNVRRRNCNTSDASFVDIPEEIQIDILSRLTPKSLLRCRFVSKHWNDTLTIKTFLLKHSRSSDKHSKLGFVAPLNSWRKGSVISFDLNDDNTPKTTEFRIRANDVYFTDDFPMNNYYMSNICNDLICLFNPYSMRSGLINLKTRDFTHLPTITMKSEELFKSWYVLGFDPVHKVFKVLSIIYGSTTKAAILTVGSKYWNPIDYKYLPSSLIKKSPPLWITINSICLDGVIYWVPNYAIDNLIVLTVVAFDLNREVFKEYEHVTTPMSDKLFRFYLTSLKERPTLFIWKIKSDDTQEVEQWTLFNHKNPNAAWKMRNITSHNFPIMVPQSLDEISQKAVAGGSTLLQFSIWINSECSWYLWYDLEKFALE; this is encoded by the coding sequence ATGGAGATGAATGTTGAGCAAAAGATTAAAGGCAACGTTAGAAGACGGAATTGCAATACGAGTGATGCATCATTTGTAGACATTCCTGAAGAAATTCAGATTGATATTTTGTCACGGTTGACACCGAAATCATTGTTAAGATGCAGGTTTGTTTCGAAACACTGGAATGATACATTAACCATAAAAACATTCTTGCTTAAACACTCTCGTTCGTCTGATAAACATTCAAAACTTGGCTTCGTGGCACCCTTGAATAGTTGGAGAAAAGGCTCGGTTATCTCATTCGACCTCAACGATGACAACACCCCCAAAACAACTGAATTTCGGATCAGAGCGAATGATGTATATTTCACTGATGATTTTCCTATGAACAATTATTATATGTCCAATATATGCAACGACCTAATTTGTCTCTTCAATCCATATTCAATGCGTTCCGGTCTTATAAACTTAAAAACCCGAGATTTTACCCATCTTCCTACAATAACTATGAAGTCTGAGGAACTTTTCAAATCTTGGTATGTATTAGGATTTGATCCTGTACATAAGGTATTCAAAGTTCTGAGTATTATTTACGGAAGTACAACCAAGGCCGCGATATTGACCGTTGGATCGAAATATTGGAACCCAATAGACTACAAATATTTACCTAGTTCACTGATCAAGAAGTCGCCGCCTTTGTGGATTACCATCAATAGCATTTGTCTTGATGGGGTGATTTATTGGGTTCCTAACTATGCAATCGATAATCTTATTGTGCTAactgttgttgcttttgatttgAATCGTGAGGTGTTCAAAGAATATGAGCATGTGACGACACCCATGAGCGATAAGCTATTTAGATTCTATTTGACATCTTTGAAAGAGCGCCCAACTCTGTTCATTTGGAAGATTAAAAGTGATGACACTCAAGAGGTAGAACAATGGACATTATTTAACCATAAAAATCCGAATGCGGCTTGGAAAATGAGGAATATTACTAGTCATAATTTTCCAATAATGGTACCTCAAAGTTTAGATGAGATATCTCAAAAAGCTGTTGCAGGTGGTAGCACCCTGCTACAATTTTCGATATGGATTAATTCCGAGTGTTCTTGGTATTTATGGTATGATCTTGAGAAGTTCGCCTTAGAATAA
- the LOC141594540 gene encoding putative F-box protein At3g52320: MNTCIVDSSMEMNVEHKVQGEVTRQECNTSDVSNADIPEEIQLDILSRLPPKSLSKCQYVSKHWNDTLTIQAFLVKHSRSYDKHSKLAYVARFSNWRKGSVISFDLNDDNTPKTAGSLVRGRDVYFDDFPMTNYFYMSNICKDLICLFDRDSTFAGLINIKTRDFIRLPTITIKSKGPFRLWYALGFDPVHKVFKVLSIIYESTRKEGTTTRAAILTVGLKHWNPINYKCLPNSLIKKSPRRTIINSLCLDEVIYWVHKNTIDNVSVLTVGSFDLNREAFERSELVTTPMRDGTFRYYFTFLKECPTLFICKMEIYDTGEVEVEQWTLFNHKNPNAAWKRRIFTTSDFPTGVIYGFYGIPVAGGSTLIQYSTSIDSDHECSWYLLDDLEDFAIE, translated from the coding sequence ATGAATACTTGCATAGTCGATAGTTCCATGGAGATGAATGTTGAGCATAAAGTTCAAGGCGAAGTTACAAGACAGGAGTGCAATACGAGTGATGTATCAAATGCAGACATTCCTGAAGAAATTCAACTCGATATCTTGTCAAGGCTGCCACCCAAGTCATTGTCAAAGTGCCAGTATGTTTCGAAACACTGGAATGATACGTTAACCATACAAGCATTCTTGGTTAAACACTCTCGTTCGTATGATAAACATTCAAAACTTGCCTACGTGGCACGCTTTAGTAATTGGAGAAAAGGCTCGGTTATCTCATTCGACCTCAACGATGACAACACCCCTAAAACAGCTGGCTCTCTGGTCAGAGGGCGGGACGTATATTTCGATGATTTTCCTATGACTAATTATTTTTACATGTCCAATATATGCAAGGACCTAATTTGTCTCTTCGATAGAGATTCAACGTTTGCCGGTCTTATAAACATAAAAACTCGGGATTTTATCCGTCTTCCAACAATAACTATCAAGTCCAAGGGTCCTTTCAGACTTTGGTATGCATTAGGGTTTGATCCTGTACATAAGGTATTCAAAGTTTTGAGTATTATTTACGAAAGCACAAGGAAAGAGGGTACTACAACCAGGGCCGCGATATTGACCGTTGGATTGAAACATTGGAACCCAATAAACTACAAGTGTTTACCTAATTCACTGATTAAAAAATCGCCTCGGCGGACTATCATCAATAGCCTTTGTTTAGATGAAGTGATTTATTGGGTCCATAAAAATACAATCGATAATGTTAGTGTGCTAACCGttggttcttttgatttgaatcGTGAGGCGTTCGAGAGATCCGAGCTTGTCACGACACCCATGAGAGATGGGACATTCAGATACTATTTCACATTTTTGAAAGAGTGCCCAACTCTGTTTATTTGCAAGATGGAAATTTATGACACTGGAGAGGTAGAAGTTGAACAATGGACATTATTTAACCATAAAAATCCGAATGCGGCttggaagaggaggatttttactACTTCTGATTTTCCCACAGGGGTAATTTACGGCTTTTATGGGATCCCTGTTGCAGGTGGTAGCACCCTGATACAATATTCTACATCGATTGATTCCGATCACGAGTGTTCTTGGTATTTATTGGATGATCTTGAGGATTTCGCCATAGAGTAG
- the LOC141596218 gene encoding protein TRIGALACTOSYLDIACYLGLYCEROL 3, chloroplastic-like has product MVFSLSSPLQSPPYYKVLGVRSTVLPEDTRIFPLSSLSTGINIISNISNYWVYRQKKIVCSCITPSKNLSDGVSSLKLSDSFDMKMMNYSEEFEDDSDVLIECRNVYKSFGEKHILRGVSFKIRHGEAVGIIGPSGTGKSTILKIIAGLLAPDQGEVYIRGKRRDGLISDDEASISGLRIGLVFQSAALFDSLSVRENVGFLLYENSRMPDDQISDLVTETLAAVGLKGVEERLPSELSGGMKKRVALARSIIFDTTKNAVEPEVLLYDEPTAGLDPIASTVVEDLIRSVHLKGEDAAGKTGNVASYVVVTHQHSTIRRAVDRLIFLYEGKIVWEGLTHEFSASTNPIVQQFATGSLEGPIKY; this is encoded by the exons ATGGTTTTTTCATTAAGCTCACCTTTGCAATCACCACCTTATTATAAAGTATTAGGTGTAAGGAGTACGGTCCTCCCGGAGGACACACGGATTTTTCCTTTATCTAGTTTATCTACTGGTATTAATATTATTTCCAACATTTCAAATTATTGGGTTTATAGGCAGAAGAAAATTGTGTGTTCTTGTATCACACCTTCAAAGAATTTGAGTGATGGGGTTTCTTCCTTGAAATTAAGT GATTCTTTTGatatgaagatgatgaattataGTGAAGAATTTGAGGATGATTCTGATGTGCTTATTGAGTGTAGAAATGTCTACAAGTCTTTTGGGGAGAAACACATACTAAGAGGTGTTAGCTTCAAG ATTAGACATGGCGAAGCCGTTGGCATAATCGGGCCATCTGGTACTGGAAAGTCGACTATTTTGAAGATTATTGCTGGACTTCTTGCTCCAGATCAG GGGGAGGTTTACATTCGAGGGAAAAGGAGAGACGGATTGATTAGTGACGACGAGGCCTCAATATCAGGGCTTCGCATTGGCTTG GTCTTTCAAAGTGCTGCATTGTTCGATTCCCTATCTGTGCGTGAAAATGTTGGTTTCCTTCT GTATGAAAACTCTAGAATGCCAGATGATCAAATATCAGACCTGGTAACTGAAACGTTGGCTGCAGTCGGCCTGAAG GGAGTTGAAGAACGGTTACCTTCTGAGCTGTCTGGTGGGATGAAAAAACGAGTTGCTTTGGCTCGTTCAATCATATTTGACACCACAAAGAACGCTGTGGAGCCTGAG GTTCTCTTGTATGATGAACCAACAGCTGGACTTGACCCAATTGCATCAACCGTAGTTGAAGATCTTATTCGTTCAGTTCATTTAAAAGGTGAAGACGCTGCTGGGAAGACTGGGAATGTGGCATCTTATGTAGTTGTTACTCACCAACACAGTACCATCCGCAGAGCTGTTGATAG ATTGATCTTTCTTTACGAGGGAAAGATTGTATGGGAAGGATTGACGCATGAGTTTAGCGCATCAACAAATCCCATTGTTCAACAg TTTGCAACCGGGAGTTTGGAAGGTCCAATCAAGTATTAA
- the LOC141594542 gene encoding putative F-box protein At1g60370, translating into MDACKVDSSMEVDVEQKIEGGLKRRNSNTGDASNADIPEEIQIDILSRLPPESLSRFKRVSKHWYTTLTIQAFLIRHSLSYDKHPKLGFALRSRFCRKKSIISFELNDDNTPKTTGSLVRVKDVYFIDFLINYYSFMSNICNDLICLVRNRPFSSSFSLLNIKTREFTQLPAITNKSMLISRTALGFDPVHKVFKVLCVIHKRENEDYAISMVAVLTVGSKYWNPIEYQSLPSSLTNNIFWFWKESVCVNGVIYWVLETTINNFNVLTVVAFDLSREAFRDIELVTRHARGTILRYYLTSLKERPTLLIWKINKDDDTEEVEQWTLFDHKNPNAAWKRRNFTYHNFPITVCYGSYDIPAAGGSTLLQYSASIDSKCSYYVSYDLENFAIE; encoded by the coding sequence ATGGATGCTTGCAAAGTTGATAGTTCCATGGAGGTCGATGTAGAGCAAAAGATTGAAGGCGGATTAAAAAGACGGAATTCCAATACGGGTGATGCATCAAATGCAGACATTCCTGAAGAAATTCAGATTGATATCTTGTCGCGGCTGCCACCAGAGTCATTGTCGAGATTCAAGCGTGTTTCCAAACACTGGTATACTACTTTAACAATACAAGCATTCTTGATTAGACACTCTCTTTCGTATGATAAACATCCTAAACTTGGGTTTGCGTTACGCTCGAGATTTTGTAGAAAAAAATCGATTATCTCGTTTGAGCTCAACGATGACAATACCCCCAAAACAACTGGCTCTCTTGTGAGAGTGAAGGATGTATATTTCATTGATtttcttatcaattattattcTTTCATGTCCAATATATGCAACGACCTAATTTGTCTCGTTAGAAATAGGCCATTTTCATCGAGTTTCAGTCTATTAAACATAAAAACCCGGGAATTTACCCAGCTTCCTGCAATAACTAACAAGTCTATGCTCATATCTCGGACTGCATTAGGGTTTGATCCTGTACATAAGGTATTCAAAGTTCTTTGTGTTATTCACAAAAGAGAAAACGAAGATTATGCTATAAGCATGGTCGCGGTATTGACAGTCGGATCAAAATATTGGAACCCGATAGAGTATCAAAGTTTACCTAGTTCATTGACCAACAACATTTTTTGGTTTTGGAAAGAGAGCGTTTGTGTTAATGGGGTGATCTATTGGGTCCTTGAAACTACAATCAATAATTTTAATGTGCTAACCGTTGTTGCGTTTGATTTGAGTCGGGAGGCGTTTAGAGATATCGAGCTTGTCACGAGGCACGCGAGAGGTACTATATTAAGATACTATTTGACATCTTTGAAAGAGCGTCCAACTCTATTGATTTGGAAGATTAATAAAGATGACGACACTGAAGAGGTAGAACAATGGACATTATTCGACCATAAAAATCCAAATGCAGCTTGGAAAAGGAGGAATTTTACCTATCATAATTTTCCCATTACGGTGTGTTACGGCTCTTATGATATACCTGCTGCAGGTGGTAGCACCCTGCTACAATATTCAGCATCAATTGATTCCAAGTGTTCTTATTATGTATCGTATGATCTTGAGAATTTCGCCATAGAGTAA